A genomic segment from Paenibacillus sp. FSL K6-1096 encodes:
- a CDS encoding extracellular solute-binding protein yields MRKTTGRKSLVTLTAGLLTLSLLAGCGGGGNNTSAGNGGKDGNSGTPAASEGAAPAADTGIDTSKKVELQFYMLGDAPKDLPAIQAEVNKMAEADLNATVKFNFTSWTDWDQKYKLLLSSGQAIDLIFTADWTQYQSYAKRGAFLPLDDLLPKAAPELQKFVPASMWEDVKVDGKIYTVPSTFKEYVTNGFVYREDLRKKYNLPEPKDLASYEAYMDGIAKNEPDMMPMSLNSDVGNNLHYIYTELNKMIGALPYGMGVKYDSPGTVYSYWGSDEQKEELKTMKRWADKGFIPKNVLNIKDTMQDPVTSGKAASMFGDNPNRFNDMKMKISTTHPDWELAYSPFGLTTGYATPVHPIHNGFAIPKSSKNPERALAFYQKMVLDKRYNQLTQYGIEGKNYTVEDGYYKLVGTSTSNGFSREGMNGWAWRNPEFMLFDKGFDGVKAIFDELDKIQKPDLFLGFAEDYSSYQAEKAALEQVEKQYLFPLEAGLVDDVDKGLETFMQKAKQAGLEKIQAEWTKQWEAYVAEKGLK; encoded by the coding sequence ATGAGAAAGACAACTGGCCGCAAATCTCTGGTTACGCTTACAGCAGGGCTGCTCACTCTGTCGCTCCTTGCAGGCTGCGGCGGAGGCGGCAACAATACAAGCGCCGGTAACGGCGGGAAGGACGGGAACAGCGGCACACCGGCAGCATCCGAGGGAGCTGCTCCGGCAGCGGATACCGGGATTGATACCTCGAAGAAGGTGGAGCTGCAATTCTATATGCTGGGCGATGCTCCTAAGGACCTGCCGGCCATTCAGGCGGAGGTCAACAAAATGGCTGAGGCTGACCTGAACGCTACGGTGAAGTTCAACTTCACCAGCTGGACGGACTGGGATCAGAAATACAAGCTGCTGCTGTCCTCCGGCCAGGCGATTGATCTGATTTTCACCGCAGACTGGACGCAATATCAATCCTACGCGAAGCGCGGCGCATTTCTGCCGCTGGATGACCTGCTGCCGAAGGCGGCTCCCGAGCTGCAGAAGTTCGTGCCTGCCTCGATGTGGGAGGATGTTAAGGTAGACGGGAAAATCTACACCGTTCCGTCGACCTTCAAGGAGTATGTGACCAACGGGTTCGTCTACCGTGAGGATCTGCGCAAGAAATACAATCTTCCGGAGCCGAAGGATCTGGCCAGCTATGAGGCTTACATGGACGGCATTGCCAAAAATGAGCCGGACATGATGCCGATGTCCCTGAACAGCGATGTGGGCAACAATCTGCACTACATTTATACGGAGCTGAACAAGATGATCGGCGCGCTGCCTTACGGGATGGGCGTGAAGTATGACTCCCCGGGAACGGTCTACTCCTACTGGGGCTCGGATGAGCAGAAGGAAGAGCTGAAGACGATGAAGCGCTGGGCGGACAAGGGCTTCATTCCGAAGAATGTGCTGAACATCAAGGATACGATGCAGGACCCGGTGACTTCGGGCAAAGCTGCCAGCATGTTCGGGGATAACCCGAACCGCTTCAATGATATGAAGATGAAGATCAGCACAACCCACCCGGATTGGGAGCTGGCCTACTCTCCGTTCGGATTGACTACCGGCTATGCGACTCCTGTCCATCCGATTCACAACGGGTTCGCGATTCCGAAGAGCAGCAAGAACCCGGAACGGGCACTGGCCTTCTATCAGAAAATGGTGCTCGACAAGCGGTATAACCAGCTGACGCAATATGGCATTGAAGGCAAGAACTACACGGTCGAAGACGGCTACTACAAGCTGGTCGGCACCAGTACCTCGAACGGCTTCTCCCGTGAGGGCATGAACGGCTGGGCGTGGAGAAATCCGGAATTCATGCTGTTCGACAAGGGCTTCGACGGGGTGAAGGCGATCTTCGATGAGCTGGATAAAATCCAGAAGCCGGACCTGTTCCTCGGCTTCGCGGAAGACTACTCCTCATATCAGGCGGAGAAAGCCGCGCTGGAGCAGGTGGAGAAGCAATATCTGTTCCCGCTGGAGGCCGGACTTGTGGATGATGTAGATAAGGGCCTCGAAACCTTTATGCAGAAGGCGAAGCAGGCGGGGCTGGAGAAGATTCAGGCGGAGTGGACGAAGCAGTGGGAGGCTTATGTTGCGGAGAAGGGTCTGAAGTAG
- a CDS encoding carbohydrate ABC transporter permease, with product MTIKDDHYTRLLQGLAYTVIILGSLACLIPFLLIISASLTANDSIIKDGYHFIPAQFSLEGYKTVFTFPDEVLRAYGVTLFTTVTGTALGLFFMTMAGYVLARKDFKYRNTFSFYIYFTTLFGGGLVPWYIMITKYLHLTDSYGALIFPGLMTPFLIILMKNFIRSAVPEELFESAKIDGAGDFKIYWRIVLQLSMPGIATVGLFLALTYWNDWFSSSLFINDPHKYQLQFHLYNVINSASFIANMGAGTGVSLGSDLPTESTKMAMAIVVTGPILFLYPFIQRYFVKGLTIGAVKG from the coding sequence GCTGCAGGGATTGGCTTACACGGTGATTATACTGGGCTCCCTGGCCTGTCTGATTCCGTTCCTGCTGATTATTTCCGCCTCCCTGACCGCGAATGATTCGATTATCAAGGACGGCTATCATTTCATTCCGGCACAGTTCTCGCTGGAGGGCTACAAGACGGTATTCACCTTTCCCGATGAGGTACTGCGGGCTTACGGGGTAACCTTGTTCACTACAGTGACGGGGACGGCGCTGGGCCTGTTCTTCATGACCATGGCCGGGTATGTGCTGGCCCGCAAGGACTTCAAGTACCGCAATACCTTCTCGTTCTACATCTATTTCACCACCCTGTTCGGCGGGGGACTGGTGCCCTGGTACATCATGATCACCAAGTATCTGCATCTGACGGATTCGTATGGGGCGCTGATTTTCCCGGGGCTGATGACGCCGTTCCTGATTATTCTGATGAAGAATTTCATCCGTTCGGCGGTGCCTGAGGAGCTGTTCGAATCGGCCAAGATTGACGGGGCAGGCGATTTCAAAATCTACTGGCGGATCGTGCTCCAGCTCTCGATGCCCGGCATCGCGACGGTGGGTCTGTTCCTGGCCCTGACTTACTGGAACGACTGGTTCTCCTCGTCGCTGTTCATCAATGATCCGCATAAGTACCAGCTGCAGTTCCATCTGTACAATGTCATCAACTCGGCTTCCTTCATTGCCAATATGGGGGCGGGCACCGGGGTCAGCCTGGGCAGCGATCTGCCTACGGAATCCACCAAGATGGCGATGGCCATTGTCGTCACGGGACCGATTCTGTTCCTGTATCCGTTCATCCAGCGTTATTTCGTCAAAGGTCTGACGATCGGCGCAGTCAAAGGTTAG